The following proteins are co-located in the Pseudomonas sp. DY-1 genome:
- a CDS encoding type I secretion system permease/ATPase, protein MKNFSQPRTELSEALNRLRHTFYVIGGFSGVINLMMLAPALYMLQVYDRVLASSNITTLVMLTVLMLGLYVLMSLLEVVRSTVLIRLGNRLDMSLNKRIFNASFERNLRRAGGNPAQALQDLSQVRQFLTGNGLFAFFDAPWTPIYLLVIFLVHPLLGIVTLVGSVILFGLALLTEVVTRGPLMEANQASMASGSFANNNLRNTEVIEAMGMLPAIRERWYSSHQRILEKQTLASDRAAYINGASRFVRITLQSLILGAGALLAIKGEITAGMMIASSVLSGRAMAPVEQAIGVWKQLLSARASWERLSKLLADFPARKDAMALPKPMGALSVEQAMSTAPGGTTTILRGVNFGLAPGEALGIIGPSAAGKSTLARLLVGVWPAQAGTVRLDGADIFQWNKAELGPWIGYLPQDVELFEGTIADNIARFGEVNSEEVILAAKRAGVHEMILRFDKGYDTTLGLDGSPLSGGQKQRIALARAIYGDPSMIVLDEPNANLDDVGEAALVEAILDLKKRGKTLILISHRPSVLSTVDKVLLLRDGGMQMFGPRDEVFSALRQASVMPSVGTPNLASMRAKE, encoded by the coding sequence ATGAAGAATTTCTCGCAGCCCCGTACAGAACTGTCCGAAGCCCTGAATCGCCTGCGCCACACTTTCTATGTGATCGGCGGGTTCAGCGGCGTCATCAACCTGATGATGCTGGCGCCGGCGCTCTACATGCTGCAGGTCTACGACCGTGTGCTGGCGAGCAGCAACATCACTACCCTGGTGATGCTGACGGTGCTGATGCTCGGGCTCTACGTGCTCATGTCATTGCTGGAAGTGGTGCGTTCGACCGTGCTCATCCGCCTTGGCAACCGGCTGGACATGAGTCTGAACAAGCGCATCTTCAACGCCTCCTTCGAACGCAACCTGCGCCGCGCCGGTGGCAATCCGGCCCAGGCTCTCCAGGACCTGTCCCAGGTTCGCCAATTCCTTACCGGCAATGGCCTGTTCGCTTTCTTCGATGCGCCCTGGACGCCCATCTACCTGCTGGTGATCTTCCTCGTGCACCCCTTGCTGGGCATCGTCACCCTGGTCGGCTCGGTCATTCTCTTCGGCCTGGCGCTGCTCACCGAGGTGGTCACCCGTGGCCCGTTGATGGAAGCCAACCAGGCCTCGATGGCCTCCGGTTCCTTCGCCAACAACAACCTGCGCAATACCGAGGTGATCGAGGCGATGGGCATGCTGCCGGCGATCCGCGAGCGCTGGTACAGCAGCCATCAGCGCATCCTGGAGAAGCAGACTCTGGCCTCGGACCGCGCCGCCTATATCAACGGTGCCAGCCGCTTCGTGCGGATCACCCTGCAGTCGCTGATCCTGGGCGCCGGCGCGCTGTTGGCGATCAAGGGCGAGATCACCGCGGGGATGATGATCGCCAGTTCGGTGCTTAGCGGTCGCGCCATGGCACCGGTGGAGCAGGCCATCGGCGTATGGAAGCAGTTGCTCTCCGCTCGCGCCTCCTGGGAGCGGCTGTCCAAGCTGCTGGCGGACTTCCCTGCCCGCAAGGACGCCATGGCACTGCCCAAACCCATGGGTGCGCTGTCGGTGGAACAGGCCATGTCCACGGCGCCCGGCGGCACCACCACCATCTTGCGTGGGGTCAATTTCGGCCTGGCTCCGGGTGAAGCGCTCGGCATCATCGGCCCGTCGGCCGCCGGCAAATCGACCCTGGCCCGGTTGCTGGTTGGTGTCTGGCCGGCGCAAGCGGGGACGGTGCGCCTGGACGGTGCCGATATCTTCCAGTGGAACAAGGCAGAGCTTGGTCCCTGGATCGGCTACCTGCCTCAGGATGTGGAATTGTTCGAGGGCACCATTGCCGACAACATCGCCCGTTTCGGCGAGGTGAACAGCGAAGAGGTGATCCTGGCGGCCAAGCGTGCCGGGGTACACGAGATGATCCTGCGCTTCGACAAGGGTTACGACACGACCCTTGGCCTCGACGGCAGCCCGCTCTCCGGCGGACAGAAGCAGCGCATCGCCCTGGCCCGGGCCATTTATGGCGATCCGTCGATGATCGTGCTCGACGAGCCCAACGCCAACCTCGACGACGTGGGCGAAGCAGCGCTGGTTGAAGCCATCCTCGACCTGAAGAAGCGCGGCAAGACGCTGATCCTGATTTCCCATCGCCCCAGCGTGCTCAGCACGGTGGACAAGGTCCTGCTGCTGCGCGACGGCGGCATGCAGATGTTCGGTCCTCGTGACGAGGTCTTCTCAGCACTGCGCCAGGCCAGCGTCATGCCCTCCGTGGGCACGCCAAACCTCGCGTCCATGCGCGCCAAGGAGTAA
- a CDS encoding transglutaminase-like cysteine peptidase: protein MQKPAPRRFGVPLSWQLLTLAVFSGALLLGAGDARAAWSVDPVLRKAEKRFGRSGPAKDRLHAWRDLLETGHRLTERQQLEAVNRQINRQVRFTDDSALWQRRDYWATPVETLAKGAGDCEDFALAKYFTLLQLGVDPSKLRITYARALELNQAHMVVTYYETPDAEPLVLDNLVDDILPSSRRKDLALRYAFDADGLYAMKGGALRRVGNTAELPFWQGLLARMERDGFAL, encoded by the coding sequence TTGCAGAAGCCCGCTCCTCGCCGCTTCGGCGTACCCCTGTCCTGGCAATTACTCACGCTCGCCGTTTTCAGCGGCGCCCTGCTGTTGGGTGCTGGCGACGCCAGGGCCGCCTGGAGTGTCGACCCGGTGCTGCGCAAGGCGGAAAAACGCTTCGGCCGCAGCGGTCCGGCCAAGGACCGCCTGCACGCCTGGCGCGACCTGCTGGAAACCGGCCACCGCCTGACCGAGCGACAGCAGCTTGAAGCCGTCAACCGGCAGATCAATCGCCAGGTGCGCTTCACCGACGACAGCGCTCTCTGGCAGCGTCGCGACTACTGGGCCACGCCCGTGGAAACCCTGGCCAAAGGCGCCGGGGACTGCGAGGACTTCGCCCTGGCCAAGTACTTCACCCTGCTGCAGCTGGGCGTTGACCCAAGCAAGCTGCGCATCACTTATGCGCGAGCCCTGGAGCTGAACCAGGCGCACATGGTGGTGACCTACTACGAAACCCCGGATGCCGAGCCGCTGGTGCTGGACAACCTGGTGGACGACATCCTCCCCTCCTCCCGACGCAAGGACCTGGCCCTGCGCTACGCCTTTGATGCCGACGGGCTCTATGCGATGAAGGGCGGCGCACTCAGACGCGTCGGCAACACCGCCGAACTTCCCTTCTGGCAGGGCCTGTTGGCAAGGATGGAGCGGGACGGTTTCGCGCTGTAG
- a CDS encoding AdeC/AdeK/OprM family multidrug efflux complex outer membrane factor, protein MRRSLISLAIAATLLGGCSMIPDYQRPEAPVENAWPEGEAYSQGEAQVSTAAADLDWNEFFQDPALRQLVQLALDNNRDLRTAALNVEAYRALYRIQRSELFPSISADGSGTRQRLPGSLSQSGEATTSGQYSATLGTNAWELDFFGRLRSLNEQALEQYFATEQARRSTQISLVASVATAYLDWQADQALLQLTRDTLKTYEESYALTKRSFDVGVADALALSQARTAVESTQVSLAQYTRLVAQDRNALTQLVGTGIPADLPKGLALDADLLAEVPPGLPSDLLQRRPDVVQAEHLLKSANANIGAARAAFFPSVSLTANAGTMSNELSGLFDAGSGSWLFQPSISLPIFTAGRLKANLDYTELQKDIQVAQYEKAIQVAFQEVADGLAARTTYHQQLDSQRALVKTTEEYYRLAERRYRTGVDSYLTLLDAQRQLFNARQQLIGDRLNQLASEVNLYKALGGGWKEHGEHSPNA, encoded by the coding sequence ATGAGGCGTTCCCTGATTTCCCTGGCCATCGCCGCGACCCTGCTCGGTGGCTGCTCCATGATCCCCGACTACCAGCGCCCGGAGGCGCCGGTAGAGAACGCCTGGCCCGAGGGCGAGGCGTACAGCCAGGGCGAGGCCCAGGTGAGCACCGCCGCGGCCGACCTGGACTGGAACGAGTTCTTCCAGGACCCTGCACTGCGCCAACTGGTGCAGCTCGCCCTGGACAACAACCGCGACCTGCGCACCGCCGCGCTGAACGTCGAGGCCTATCGTGCGCTCTACCGCATCCAGCGTTCCGAGCTGTTCCCGAGCATCTCGGCTGACGGCAGCGGCACCCGCCAGCGCCTGCCCGGCTCTCTGAGCCAGAGCGGTGAGGCCACCACCAGCGGCCAGTACAGCGCCACCCTCGGCACCAATGCCTGGGAGCTGGACTTCTTCGGCCGCCTGCGCAGCCTCAACGAACAGGCGCTGGAACAGTACTTCGCCACCGAACAGGCCCGCCGCAGCACCCAGATCAGCCTGGTGGCCTCGGTGGCTACCGCCTACCTCGACTGGCAAGCCGACCAGGCCCTGCTGCAACTGACCCGGGACACCCTGAAGACCTACGAGGAAAGCTACGCCCTCACCAAGCGCAGCTTCGACGTGGGCGTTGCCGATGCCCTCGCGCTGAGCCAGGCCCGCACCGCCGTGGAAAGCACCCAGGTCAGCCTGGCGCAGTACACCCGCCTGGTGGCCCAGGACCGCAACGCACTGACCCAACTGGTGGGTACCGGCATTCCGGCGGACCTGCCCAAGGGCCTCGCGCTGGACGCCGACCTGCTGGCCGAAGTACCGCCGGGATTGCCGTCCGACCTGCTGCAACGCCGTCCGGACGTGGTCCAGGCCGAGCACCTGCTCAAATCGGCCAACGCCAACATCGGCGCGGCACGCGCGGCGTTCTTCCCCAGCGTCAGCCTGACCGCCAACGCCGGCACCATGAGCAACGAGTTGTCCGGCCTGTTCGATGCCGGCTCGGGCAGCTGGCTGTTCCAGCCGAGCATCAGCCTGCCGATCTTCACCGCCGGTCGACTCAAGGCGAATCTCGATTACACCGAGCTGCAGAAGGACATCCAGGTGGCGCAGTACGAGAAGGCCATCCAGGTCGCCTTCCAAGAAGTCGCCGACGGTCTCGCCGCACGTACCACCTACCACCAGCAACTGGACTCCCAGCGCGCCCTGGTGAAGACCACCGAGGAGTACTACCGCCTCGCCGAACGCCGCTACCGCACTGGCGTAGACAGCTACCTGACCCTGCTGGATGCACAGCGTCAGCTGTTCAACGCCCGTCAGCAACTGATCGGCGACCGCCTCAACCAGCTGGCCAGCGAAGTGAACCTCTACAAGGCCCTTGGCGGCGGCTGGAAAGAGCATGGGGAACATTCCCCGAACGCTTGA
- a CDS encoding efflux RND transporter permease subunit yields MSRFFIDRPIFAWVIALVIMLAGGLSILKLPINQYPSIAAPAVGIQVSYPGASAQTVQDTVVQIIEQQLNGIDGLRYISSESNSDGSMTITATFEQGTNPDIAQVQVQNKLQLATPLLPQEVQQQGIRVTKAVKNFLLVIGVVSEDGSMDKNDLANYIVSNIQDPISRTKGVGDFQVFGAQYAMRIWLDPARLNNYQLTPVDVKTAIQAQNVQISSGQLGGLPASPGTQLNATIIGKTRLQTPEQFGNILLKVNRDGSQVRLQDVAKIELGGENYSISAQFNGKPASGMAIKLATGANALDTAKAIRATIKELEPFFPAGMKVVFPYDTTPVVSASIEGVIHTLGEAIVLVFLVMFLFLQNFRATIIPTLAVPVVLLGTFGVLAMFGFTINTLTMFAMVLAIGLLVDDAIVVVENVERVMAEEGLSPLEATRKSMGQIQGALVGIALVLSAVFLPMAFFGGSTGVIYRQFSITIVSAMALSVLVALIFTPALCATLLKPIAKGHHEKRGFFGWFNRSFDRSVQSYERGVRGVLKRKAPYLMLYVVILVAMGWLFTRIPTAFLPEEDQGVLFAQVQTPSGASAERTQVVVDQMREYLLENEKETVKSVFTVTGFNFAGRGQSSGMAFIMLKPWEERTSEGQSVFDLAQRAQQHFFSFRDAMVFAFAPPAVMELGNATGFNLFLQDRAGVGHEALNAARDQFLELAAKDPVLNRVRANGLRDEPQYQLLIDDEKARAHGISLSDINNTVSIAWGASYVNDFIDRGRVKKVYLQGEPEARMNPEDLNKWFVRNDQGQMVPFSAFASGEWTYGAPKLARYNGVPAVEILGEAAPGHSSGEAMAAVEEIAKQLPAGVGYSWTGLSYEERLSGSQAPALYALSLLVVFLCLAALYESWSIPFSVMLVVPLGVIGALMFTSMRGLSNDVFFQVGLLTTIGLSAKNAILIVEFAKELHEQGKSLFDAAVEACRMRLRPIIMTSLAFILGVVPLAISNGAGSGSQHAIGTGVIGGMLTATVLAIFWVPLFYVLVCSLFKDKASKAAIKKEALQ; encoded by the coding sequence ATGTCGAGATTCTTCATCGATCGCCCGATCTTCGCCTGGGTGATCGCGCTGGTGATCATGCTCGCCGGCGGCCTGTCCATCCTCAAGTTGCCGATCAACCAGTACCCCAGCATCGCCGCGCCTGCGGTCGGTATCCAGGTCAGCTACCCCGGTGCCTCGGCGCAGACGGTGCAGGACACCGTGGTGCAGATCATCGAGCAGCAGCTCAATGGCATCGACGGCCTGCGCTACATCTCCTCGGAGAGCAACTCCGACGGCAGCATGACCATCACCGCCACCTTCGAGCAGGGCACCAACCCTGACATCGCCCAGGTGCAGGTGCAGAACAAGCTCCAGCTGGCCACCCCGCTGCTTCCGCAGGAAGTGCAGCAGCAGGGCATCCGCGTGACCAAGGCGGTGAAGAACTTCCTGCTGGTCATCGGCGTCGTGTCCGAAGACGGCAGCATGGACAAGAACGACCTGGCCAACTACATCGTCTCCAACATCCAGGACCCGATTTCGCGGACCAAGGGCGTGGGTGACTTCCAGGTGTTCGGCGCCCAGTACGCCATGCGCATCTGGCTGGACCCGGCACGACTGAACAACTACCAGCTGACGCCGGTGGATGTGAAGACCGCCATCCAGGCGCAGAACGTACAGATCTCCTCCGGCCAGCTCGGCGGCCTGCCCGCCTCCCCCGGGACCCAGCTGAACGCCACCATCATCGGCAAGACCCGCCTGCAGACTCCCGAGCAGTTCGGCAACATCCTGCTGAAGGTGAACCGCGACGGCTCCCAGGTGCGCCTGCAGGACGTGGCGAAGATCGAACTGGGCGGCGAGAACTACAGCATCAGTGCCCAGTTCAACGGCAAACCGGCCTCCGGCATGGCCATCAAGCTGGCTACAGGCGCCAACGCCCTGGATACCGCCAAGGCTATCCGCGCCACCATCAAGGAGCTGGAACCCTTCTTCCCCGCCGGGATGAAAGTGGTCTTCCCCTATGACACCACCCCGGTGGTTTCCGCCTCCATCGAGGGCGTTATCCACACCTTGGGCGAAGCCATCGTCCTGGTGTTCCTGGTGATGTTCCTGTTCCTGCAGAACTTCCGCGCCACCATCATCCCGACCCTCGCGGTGCCGGTGGTGCTGCTCGGCACCTTCGGTGTGCTGGCGATGTTCGGTTTCACCATCAACACCCTGACCATGTTCGCCATGGTGCTCGCCATCGGCCTGCTGGTGGATGACGCCATCGTGGTGGTGGAAAACGTCGAGCGGGTGATGGCCGAGGAAGGCCTGTCGCCGCTGGAAGCCACGCGCAAATCCATGGGCCAGATCCAGGGTGCGCTGGTGGGTATTGCCCTGGTGCTCTCGGCGGTGTTCCTGCCGATGGCCTTCTTCGGTGGCTCCACGGGCGTGATCTACCGACAGTTCTCCATCACCATCGTCTCGGCCATGGCCCTGTCGGTGCTGGTCGCACTGATCTTCACCCCGGCCCTGTGCGCCACCCTGCTCAAGCCCATCGCCAAGGGCCACCATGAGAAGCGCGGCTTCTTCGGCTGGTTCAACCGCAGCTTCGACCGCAGTGTGCAGAGCTACGAGCGCGGCGTGCGTGGCGTGCTCAAGCGCAAGGCGCCCTACCTGATGCTCTACGTGGTGATCCTGGTCGCCATGGGCTGGCTGTTCACCCGCATCCCTACCGCCTTCCTCCCCGAGGAAGACCAGGGCGTGCTCTTCGCCCAGGTGCAGACGCCGTCCGGCGCCAGCGCCGAGCGTACCCAGGTGGTCGTGGACCAGATGCGCGAATACCTGCTGGAGAACGAGAAGGAAACCGTGAAGTCCGTGTTCACCGTCACCGGTTTCAACTTCGCCGGTCGCGGCCAGAGCTCGGGCATGGCCTTCATCATGCTCAAGCCGTGGGAAGAGCGAACTTCGGAAGGCCAGAGCGTGTTCGACCTGGCCCAACGTGCGCAGCAACACTTCTTCAGCTTCCGCGATGCGATGGTCTTCGCCTTCGCCCCGCCGGCAGTGATGGAGCTTGGCAACGCCACCGGCTTCAACCTGTTCCTGCAGGACCGCGCCGGCGTCGGCCATGAGGCGCTCAACGCGGCCCGTGACCAGTTCCTCGAACTGGCGGCGAAGGACCCGGTACTCAACCGCGTGCGCGCCAACGGCCTGCGCGACGAGCCCCAGTACCAGCTGCTGATCGACGACGAAAAGGCCCGTGCCCACGGGATTTCCCTGTCCGACATCAACAACACCGTATCCATCGCCTGGGGTGCCAGCTACGTAAACGACTTCATCGACCGTGGTCGGGTGAAGAAGGTCTACCTGCAGGGCGAACCCGAAGCACGGATGAATCCGGAAGACCTGAACAAGTGGTTCGTGCGCAACGATCAGGGCCAGATGGTGCCGTTCAGCGCCTTCGCCAGTGGTGAATGGACCTACGGCGCGCCCAAGCTGGCCCGCTACAACGGCGTGCCGGCGGTGGAAATCCTCGGCGAGGCCGCTCCGGGCCACAGCTCGGGTGAAGCCATGGCCGCCGTGGAAGAGATCGCCAAGCAGCTGCCGGCGGGTGTCGGCTACTCCTGGACCGGTCTCTCCTACGAGGAACGCCTGTCCGGCTCCCAGGCCCCGGCCCTCTACGCGTTGTCGTTGCTGGTGGTGTTCCTTTGCCTGGCGGCGCTCTACGAGAGCTGGTCGATTCCGTTCTCGGTGATGCTCGTAGTGCCGCTGGGTGTGATCGGTGCACTGATGTTCACCAGCATGCGTGGCCTGTCCAACGACGTGTTCTTCCAGGTGGGCCTGCTCACCACCATCGGTCTCTCGGCGAAGAACGCGATCCTCATCGTCGAGTTCGCCAAGGAGCTGCACGAACAGGGCAAGAGCCTGTTCGACGCCGCCGTGGAAGCCTGCCGCATGCGCCTGCGCCCGATCATCATGACCTCGCTGGCGTTCATCCTCGGCGTGGTGCCCCTGGCCATCTCCAACGGTGCCGGCTCCGGCAGCCAGCACGCCATTGGTACCGGCGTGATCGGCGGCATGCTCACCGCGACCGTCCTGGCCATCTTCTGGGTGCCGTTGTTCTACGTGCTGGTCTGCTCGCTGTTCAAGGACAAGGCGAGCAAGGCTGCGATCAAGAAGGAGGCCCTGCAATGA
- a CDS encoding HlyD family type I secretion periplasmic adaptor subunit, whose protein sequence is MQAASESKALVPVEQPTQVDMDDSRPARWGVWMVLAGFGGFLVWAVLAPLDAGVVANATVNVTNARKTVQHLTGGEVDAILVREGDKVRAGQELVRLDPTQAIAEQGALSSQYIVAKTVEDRLVSERDGADTVTFAPELLERYAGDPRLMESIALQQRLFQTRRRALLGEIGILHENLNGAEEQLKGLRQVQATRASQSSLLGQELEGVRSLAAEGYIPRNRMLELERNASELNGSMAQNIADIGRTRNQIAELKLRILQREQDFQKEVESQLTDVQKEATSLGERLRSVDYQVENTVIRSPIDGIVLGLDIATVGGIIQPGARIMDVIPDKEPLQVDAQVPVQAIDKMVPGLAVDITFPAFNHAQTPNIPGRVMTVAADRLVDEASKQPYYLTQVEVTEEGMRMLGPNNIRAGMPATVTIKTGERSLMSYLMKPLLGRVGSAFKEQ, encoded by the coding sequence ATGCAAGCGGCAAGCGAAAGCAAGGCCCTGGTACCGGTCGAACAACCGACACAGGTGGACATGGATGACAGTCGACCGGCCCGTTGGGGTGTCTGGATGGTGCTGGCCGGATTCGGCGGCTTCCTGGTGTGGGCCGTGCTGGCCCCGCTGGACGCCGGCGTCGTGGCCAACGCCACGGTCAACGTCACCAATGCGCGCAAGACGGTACAGCACCTCACCGGCGGCGAGGTGGACGCCATCCTCGTGCGCGAAGGCGACAAGGTGCGCGCCGGCCAGGAACTGGTGCGCCTGGACCCGACCCAGGCGATCGCCGAGCAGGGCGCCCTGAGCTCCCAGTACATCGTCGCCAAGACCGTGGAAGATCGCCTGGTCTCTGAGCGCGATGGCGCCGACACCGTGACCTTCGCCCCGGAACTGCTGGAGCGCTACGCCGGCGACCCACGCCTGATGGAATCCATCGCTCTGCAGCAGCGGCTGTTCCAGACCCGGCGCAGGGCGCTGCTGGGTGAGATCGGCATCCTCCACGAGAACCTCAACGGTGCCGAAGAGCAGCTCAAGGGCCTGCGCCAGGTCCAGGCCACCCGTGCCAGTCAGTCGAGCCTGCTGGGTCAGGAGCTGGAAGGTGTGCGCAGCCTGGCCGCCGAAGGTTACATCCCGCGCAACCGCATGCTCGAATTGGAACGCAATGCTTCGGAGCTGAATGGCTCCATGGCGCAGAACATTGCCGACATCGGTCGCACCCGGAACCAGATCGCCGAACTCAAGCTGCGCATCCTCCAACGCGAGCAGGACTTCCAGAAGGAAGTGGAATCCCAGCTGACCGACGTGCAGAAGGAAGCCACCTCCCTGGGCGAGCGCCTGCGTTCGGTGGACTACCAGGTGGAAAACACGGTTATCCGTTCGCCCATCGACGGCATCGTCCTGGGCCTGGACATCGCCACCGTGGGGGGCATCATTCAACCCGGTGCGCGGATCATGGACGTGATACCGGACAAGGAACCCCTGCAGGTGGACGCCCAGGTACCGGTGCAGGCCATCGACAAGATGGTGCCGGGGCTTGCGGTGGACATCACCTTCCCGGCCTTCAACCACGCGCAGACCCCGAACATTCCAGGACGGGTAATGACAGTCGCCGCTGACCGTCTGGTGGACGAAGCCAGCAAACAGCCCTATTACTTGACCCAGGTGGAAGTGACCGAAGAGGGCATGCGGATGCTTGGGCCAAACAATATCCGGGCAGGCATGCCGGCCACCGTGACCATCAAGACCGGTGAACGCAGCCTGATGAGTTACCTGATGAAACCGCTGCTGGGTCGTGTCGGAAGCGCATTCAAGGAGCAGTGA
- a CDS encoding efflux RND transporter periplasmic adaptor subunit → MPMKPAFAALVSAIALATLALTGCQEASAPPPAQTPKVGVVTLQPQSFTLTTELPGRTSAYRIAEVRPQVDGIIQKRLFTEGSEVKAGQQLYQIDPSVYSATFKSAQASLASAQSLADRYKDLVSDQAVSKQAYDESQAARLQAEAALEKAKIDLRYTKVLAPISGRVGRSAVTEGALVSNGQTLAMATIQQLDPIYVDVTQSTKDLLRLRREMAEGQLEKAGASGAKVSLLLEDGSEYPHKGSLEFSEVSVDEGTGSVTLRAVFPNPEHNLLPGMFVHARLGSAVKQEAILAPQQGVTRDLKGQATAMVVNAENKVELRHLKAERTVGDRWLVSDGLNPGDRLITEGLQFVRPGVEVNAAPATNVAAQQPAGDNLAKSH, encoded by the coding sequence ATGCCCATGAAGCCAGCCTTTGCCGCCTTGGTTTCCGCCATCGCACTGGCCACGCTCGCCCTGACCGGCTGCCAGGAAGCCTCGGCTCCCCCGCCCGCCCAGACGCCCAAGGTCGGCGTCGTCACCCTACAGCCCCAGAGCTTCACCCTGACCACCGAACTCCCCGGCCGCACGAGCGCCTACCGCATCGCCGAAGTGCGTCCGCAGGTCGACGGCATCATCCAGAAGCGCCTGTTCACCGAAGGCAGCGAGGTCAAGGCCGGGCAGCAGCTCTATCAGATCGACCCGTCCGTCTACTCCGCCACCTTCAAGAGTGCCCAGGCGAGCCTCGCCTCGGCACAGTCCCTGGCGGATCGTTACAAGGACCTGGTCAGCGACCAGGCCGTGAGCAAGCAGGCCTACGACGAGTCCCAGGCCGCTCGCCTGCAGGCCGAGGCTGCGCTGGAGAAGGCGAAGATCGACTTGCGCTACACCAAGGTGCTGGCCCCCATTTCCGGACGTGTCGGCCGCTCGGCGGTCACTGAAGGCGCGTTGGTGAGCAATGGCCAGACCCTGGCCATGGCCACCATCCAGCAGCTCGACCCGATCTACGTCGACGTGACCCAGTCCACCAAGGACCTGCTGCGCCTGCGCCGGGAAATGGCCGAAGGCCAACTGGAGAAGGCCGGTGCCAGCGGCGCCAAGGTGTCCCTGCTGCTCGAAGACGGCAGCGAGTACCCGCACAAGGGCAGCCTGGAGTTCTCCGAAGTCTCGGTGGACGAAGGTACCGGCTCGGTGACCCTGCGCGCAGTCTTCCCCAACCCGGAGCACAACCTGTTGCCTGGCATGTTCGTCCACGCCCGCCTCGGCTCGGCGGTGAAGCAGGAAGCCATCCTCGCGCCGCAGCAAGGCGTGACCCGCGACCTCAAGGGACAGGCCACTGCCATGGTGGTGAACGCCGAGAACAAGGTCGAACTGCGCCACCTCAAGGCCGAACGCACTGTCGGTGACCGCTGGCTGGTCAGCGATGGACTCAACCCCGGCGATCGCCTGATCACCGAAGGCCTGCAGTTCGTGCGCCCGGGCGTCGAAGTGAATGCTGCGCCGGCGACCAACGTGGCTGCCCAGCAACCCGCGGGTGACAACCTGGCCAAGAGCCACTGA
- a CDS encoding TetR family transcriptional regulator has product MARRTKEEAEETRVQILDATERVFHEKGVSRASLAEIAAAAGVSRGAIYWHFENKNDLFQAMLERIHTPLEQLARASESEDEPDPLGHMHQLLVRLLKRVELDPQSRRIHEILRFKVEYTEELGDLRQQMQDLSAECDERIAKALRNAVSRGQLPSDLDCRRAAVSVHAYIEGIQTNWLLVPNGYSLADEAESLVNSLMDMLTFSPALRVRSA; this is encoded by the coding sequence ATGGCCAGACGCACCAAAGAAGAAGCCGAAGAAACCCGCGTGCAGATACTCGACGCCACCGAGCGGGTATTTCACGAAAAGGGTGTTTCCCGCGCTTCGCTGGCGGAAATCGCTGCTGCTGCCGGTGTGAGTCGAGGCGCCATCTACTGGCACTTCGAGAACAAGAACGACCTGTTCCAGGCCATGCTCGAACGCATCCACACGCCCCTGGAGCAACTCGCCCGCGCCAGTGAGAGCGAAGACGAACCCGACCCGCTGGGGCACATGCACCAGTTGCTGGTGCGCTTGCTCAAACGCGTGGAGCTGGACCCGCAGAGCCGGCGCATCCACGAGATCCTCCGTTTCAAGGTGGAATACACCGAGGAACTGGGCGACCTGCGCCAGCAGATGCAGGACCTCAGCGCGGAGTGTGACGAGCGGATCGCCAAGGCACTGCGCAACGCAGTGAGTCGAGGCCAGTTGCCCAGTGACCTGGACTGCCGCCGTGCCGCCGTCAGCGTGCATGCCTATATCGAAGGCATCCAGACCAACTGGCTGTTGGTGCCCAACGGCTATTCCCTGGCGGACGAGGCGGAAAGCCTGGTTAACAGCCTGATGGACATGCTGACTTTCAGCCCGGCGCTGCGGGTCAGAAGCGCCTGA